From a single Anomaloglossus baeobatrachus isolate aAnoBae1 chromosome 8, aAnoBae1.hap1, whole genome shotgun sequence genomic region:
- the LOC142250035 gene encoding uncharacterized protein F54H12.2-like: protein MNRINTDPQEGSGIIYVAKKQQKRKRQARYSQPPMLMVKNTTKRRNRQKRTSIEKSLFVEVQPIAALSDNAPLEFFISGSGEYYYDLNNTLLYINCRIVKQDNTAIGADTRVSFINYPLATLFNQVDITLGDRLISQSDNLYSYRAYIETLLNYSSQTLSSQFTAGLFYKDTAGHHNDRTLDGANAGFVKRAFISANSKLVDLMGPIFGDISNQPKLILNGLDLKIKLSRNKDSFCLMSADAEQYKVEISHAALYVKKVQVSPAVRIGHSQALLAATAKYAIDRACMKVYSIPAGTRISNHENLFLGQIPSTVILGFVDNEAFSGSYNKNPLCFAHFNISQAAIYVDGQQIPARPYQPNFNVDLAVREFMSLAQISGKQRSDSALAIDREEFMDGFTLFAFDLSPYQEPGGHFSLVKTGNLRAEVRFAVATPHTVNMIVYALSSTILEINNRREVLFDYI, encoded by the exons ATGAATCGGATAAACACGGACCCACAGGAGGGCTCTGGAATTATTTATGTTGCTAAAAAACAGCAGAAAAGAAAAAGGCAGGCTCGTTATTCACAACCCCCTATGCTCATGGTTAAAAATACTACCAAGAGACGAAACCGCCAGAAAAGG ACAAGTATAGAGAAATCGCTTTTTGTAGAAGTTCAACCTATTGCGGCTCTGTCAGACAATGCACCCTTGGAATTTTTTATATCGGGCAGCGGTGAATATTATTATGATCTAAACAATACGCTGCTGTACATAAATTGCCGCATCGTCAAACAAGATAATACAGCTATCGGCGCTGACACCAGAGTATCTTTTATAAATTACCCCCTCGCTACGCTCTTTAATCAGGTTGACATCACTCTGGGCGATCGCCTTATCTCACAGTCGGATAACCTCTACAGTTATAGAGCGTACATTGAAACGCTTTTAAATTACAGCTCACAAACATTATCATCGCAATTTACTGCTGGATTGTTctataaagacactgcaggacatcaTAATGATCGGACCTTGGATGGCGCAAATGCTGGTTTTGTCAAAAGAGCCTTTATATCAGCCAACTCTAAACTTGTAGATCTCATGGGGCCAATTTTTGGAGATATATCTAATCAACCAAAGCTCATACTTAACGGTCTTGACCTCAAGATCAAGTTGTCAAGAAATAAGGATAGTTTTTGTTTGATGTCCGCTGACGCTGAGCAATATAAAGTGGAAATCTCACACGCTGCTCTGTATGTAAAAAAAGTTCAGGTCTCTCCAGCTGTACGAATAGGCCACAGTCAGGCCCTACTAGCTGCAACCGCCAAATATGCTATTGATAGGGCCTGCATGAAAGTATACAGTATACCGGCTGGTACACGCATTTCAAACCACGAGAACCTCTTCTTAGGCCAAATTCCTTCAACAGTAATTTTAGGATTTGTAGATAATGAAGCATTTAGTGGCTCATATAATAAAAATCCTTTGTGCTTTGCTCATTTCAACATAAGCCAGGCAGCAATTTATGTCGATGGCCAACAAATACCAGCACGGCCATACCAACCTAATTTCAATGTTGATTTAGCCGTTCGAGAGTTTATGTCGTTAGCCCAGATTTCTGGGAAACAAAGGTCCGATTCTGCTTTGGCAATAGACCGTGAAGAATTTATGGATGGATTCACATTATTTGCGTTTGATTTATCCCCCTATCAAGAGCCCGGTGGTCATTTCTCGCTTGTGAAAACCGGTAACCTACGCGCTGAAGTGCGGTTTGCGGTAGCTACACCACATACTGTAAATATGATCGTATATGCTCTCAGCTCAACTATACTTGAAATCAACAACAGAAGAGAAGTATTATTTGATTATATCTAA